The Actinomycetota bacterium genome includes a window with the following:
- a CDS encoding ACT domain-containing protein — protein MSPLVLTVTGRDRPGVVAAVAKILFENGCNVTESSMTQLCGTVVMMLVLDAPEPATPASLEEAFAPMAAELEMQVSIWELPRKTTQARPTHVLTVHGQDESGILHRITHSLSGLGINITDLNSRVLGGIHGQRYALMLELEVPEGLRPQMIEKIGDLVGVQLSVRPLDDEVP, from the coding sequence ATGTCGCCCCTCGTGCTCACCGTCACCGGCCGGGACCGCCCGGGCGTCGTAGCGGCGGTGGCCAAGATCCTGTTTGAAAACGGCTGCAACGTCACCGAGTCGTCGATGACGCAGCTGTGCGGGACCGTGGTGATGATGCTGGTGCTCGATGCCCCGGAGCCGGCGACCCCGGCCAGCCTGGAGGAAGCCTTCGCCCCGATGGCGGCCGAACTCGAGATGCAGGTGTCCATCTGGGAGCTGCCGCGCAAGACCACCCAGGCCCGGCCCACGCACGTCCTGACGGTTCACGGCCAGGACGAAAGCGGGATCCTGCACCGCATAACGCACTCGCTTTCGGGCCTGGGAATCAACATCACGGACCTCAACTCCAGGGTGCTGGGCGGCATCCACGGCCAGAGGTACGCGCTGATGCTCGAACTGGAGGTGCCCGAGGGACTGCGGCCGCAGATGATCGAGAAGATCGGCGA